TCGGCATTTTGGAAGAACTCCTGATAATCTTGGTGGTCAATAGTTAACCGATGAATTAATGCTAGAGTTGTTCCGACTTCCATTGCGATCGCACTGGGAAAGTCATCCTCTTTCATGTAAAAATCTGCGAGATCGCGATAGGCGCTTAAATAATTGAAAACAATGATTGAATCTTCTGGATCAAAATGCAGTGCCTCTGAAATATAAGGGCGAATTTGCCCCAATTCTGGAAATTCTTGTAAAAACTTGTGAACTCGCCATTCTTGCACAAATTCACCAACAGTTTTTCCTTCTCTGTTATAAGGCTCCTGCTTAATTAGAAGCTTCCGCTCTTCTGGTAAACTGAGTAACAAGTTAAAGTTTTTGGCAGGTTTTAAGTCTACCTGGCTTAATAGCTGTTCTTCTTGAGTACACAGATTTAGGGAAATCAGGTAATCAAAAACATTTTGAGAACTTAATACAAATGGTGGCATATTTCTAGATATTTATCAATATTTATGGCTAAAGCGTCTCGGTTATTTAAAAGTTTATCGTGGTAGATCCAAAAACTGTATATCCACCATAATAATATCCAATAAATCATACGTAACCTCTTATCACTATCATGTCAGGTTGGATAAATTAAGCTGCTACACAGCAATAGGTTGCCTCTTTATTACATACATTATTCAACATCGAATGATATTACAATCTGCGTAATAGTGTAGATAGCAAATGCCGATATTGCAGTTTCAAAAAGCTTGACGAAAAAGTCAATGCTTTTATCAAAAACATAGCCTTCACCACCATATATAGACATAGTATCCACCTCATTTAGGTCGGACATAAATGCTGTTGAATCAGCAGAATACAATTCAGCAATTTTAATTTCTGTCATTGATTTTGTTTTTATATAGAAATGATTAATTAATGTATTTTGTGTAATGTAAATTCAGTTTACATTAGCTAAAGATACATAAATTATTGATCATTTCCTCAGATTAAAGCAATTTTAAGCTTGCCTAAAGCTTGGTTAATTAGGTTATTTCTCCTGGGTGACTGATAGTAAAAAACTCTCATATTTATCAAAGAGATTAATTTTTGTCTTTCTTTTCAAGAGAGGTATTGAGCTCAGTAATTAACTACTAAGCTATTAGTAACCGTAATAACTGTTGCTGAATGAGCTAACAATATAAGCAATTTGTTCAATACCATATGTATAAACCCAAGCTTCAGCTAACTTTGTCAGTCCTGACAAGTCACTAACATCATTGCCGCCACCAGAAATAGAATCTACATCGCTGAGTTCATTCAGAAAACTTTCGGAATCTTGGAATAATTCAGAGCCAGTAACGTGTAGTTCAGAAAGAGTGATTGTTGCCATAATTTACTCCTAAAAGATTTATTGCAAGGAAGTTGTAAATTGGTTAATTTAACTCTCAGGAATTCTTAATCATCAAAGAGATTTCTGCTGATATTGAATTCCTGAAGAGCCATCTAGCTTAGTAGTTAGCTACTAAGCTATTAATAACCGTAGTCGCCATGACTGCTGAATGACTTAGCGATATAAGCAATGTGTTCAATACCGTATGTATAAACCCAAGCTTCAGCTAGCTTTGTCAGTCCTGATAAGTCGCTGACGCTGCTAGAACCACCACCAGAGATAAAATCTACATCGCTGAGTTCATTCAGAAAACTTTCAGAATCTTGAAATAATTCAGAACCAGCAGCGTGTAGTTCAGAAAGAGTGATTGTTGCCATGATTTACTCCTAAAAGATTTATTGCAAGGAAGTTGTAAATTGGTTAATTTAACTCTCAGGAATTCTTAATCATCAAAGAGATTTCTGCTGATATTGAATTCCTGACAGCCATCTAGCTTAGTAGTTAGCTACTAAGCTATTAATAACCGTAGTCGCCATGACTGCTGAATGACTTAGCGATAAAAGCAATGTTTGCAATACCGTATGTATAAACCCAAGCTTCAGCTAGCTTTGTCAGTCCTGATAAGTCGCTGACGCTGCTAGAACCACCACCAGAGATAAAATCTACATCACTGAGTTCATTCAGAAAACTTTCAGAATCTTGAAATAATTCAGAACCAGCAGCGTGTAGTTCAGAAAGAGTGATTGTTGCCATGATTTACTCCTAAAAGATTTATTGCAAGGAAGTTGTAAATTGGTTAATTTAACTCTCAGGAATTCTTAATCATCAAAGAGATTTCTGCTAATATTGAATTCCTGAAGAGCCATCTAGCTTAGTAGTTAACTATTAAGCTATTAGTAAGCGTAGCCACCATGACTGCTGAATGACTTAGCGATATAAGCAATGTGTTCAATACCGTATGTATAAACCCAAGCTTCAGCTAGCTTTGTCAGTCCTGATAAGTCGCTGACGCTGCTAGAACCACCACCAGAGATAAAATCTACATCGCTGAGTTCATTCAGAAAACTTTCAGAATCTTGAAATAATTCAGAACCAGTAACGTGTAGTTCAGAAAGAGTGATTGTTGCCATGATTTACTCCTAAAAGATTTATTGCAAGGAAGTTGTAAATTGGTTAATTTAACTCTCAGGAATTCTTAATCATCAAAGAGATTTCTGCTAATATTGAATTCCTGAAGAGCCATCTAGCTTAGTAGTTAGCTACTAAGCTATTAATAACCGTAGTCGCCATGACTGCTGAATGACTTAGCGATATAAGCAATGTGTTCAATACCATATGTATAAACCCAAGCTTCAGCTAGCTTTGTCAGTCCTGATAAGTCGCTGACGCTGCTAGAACCACCACCAGAGATAAAATCTACATCGCTGAGTTCATTCAGAAAACTTTCAGAATCTTGAAATAATTCAGAACCAGCAGCGTGTAGTTCAGAAAGAGTGATTGTTGCCATGATTTACTCCTAAAAGATTTATTGCAAGGAAGTTGTAAATTGGTTAATTTAACTCTCAGGAATTCTTAATCATCAAAGAGATTTCTGCTAATATTGAATTCCTGAAGAGCTATCGAGCTTAGTAGTTAACTACTAAGCTCTTAGTAACCGTAGTTGCCATGGCTGCTGAATGACTTAGCTATATAGCCAATGTGATCAATACCATATGTATAAACCCAAGCTTCAGCTAGCTTTGTCAGTCCTGATAAGTCGCTGACGCTGCTACCGCCACCAGAGATAACAAAATCTACATCGCTGAGTTCATTCAGAAAACTTTCAGAATCTTGGAATAATTCAGAACCAGCAGCGTGTAGTTCAGAAAGAGTGATTGTTGCCATGATTTACTCCTAAAAGATTTGTTTCAAGTAAGCTGGAAATTAGTTAATCTAGCTTTCAAAGATTAACAATCAAGAAATCTAATGTTGAACAAAGAGATTTCTTTCGATGTTGAATTTCTGAAAGGCTATCTAGCTTAATAGTGAACTACTAAGCTATTAGTAACCGTAACCGTAACCGTAGTTGCCATGGCTGCTGAATGACTTAGCAATATAGCCAATATGATCAATCCCATATGTATAAACCCAAGCTTCAGCTAGCTTTGTCAATCCTGACAAGTTGCTAACGTAGTCACCTTGTCCGGAGATAGAATCTACATCGCTGAGTTCATTCAGAAAACTTTCGGAATCTTGGAACAGTTCAGAGCCAGCAGCACGCAGTTCAGAAAGAGTGATTGTTGCCATGATTTACTCCTAAAAAATTTGCGAGCAATTAAGCTGAGTTCGCTCAACTGCTAATGCAATTTTTATTCATACAAAGTGAAGAAGTCAAGGTTTTTTACTTGCCTAAAAAGACAAAAACTAATGACTTCTGTCTTTATAAAATCAAGATAGAATTTAAATTTAATAGTTTATAACTGGACAGAAATCTTTACTTGCGTAACTGCAATCTATAAACCAGTATTTAAGTTTTTATTGCCTGAAATACTTACGAATTATATGAATATAAATTATTTGTGAATAGCGATCGCCCCAGTTTATTTAATAGTCAGGGTTTTATTTACCTCTATTTTAATAAGTAAAATATTATTTCTATAACTGTTTTATACTTGCCAAGTACCAGTTATACCAATTTACTAAAATCCTGATACATATAGATTTCTCGTAGGAACATAGCATTGCCTATACGTGTCAACTTAAGCCCTGGCGAATGGAATTCGCGGCTATACAAACCAAGTCCCTTCGGGTTCAATACGGTTCGGATAAGCTGGCGTTGCAGGGGAGGCAGGGGGAGAATTGGAGGAAATATTGCCACCATTTTTTAATTCTGCTTCCATTTCCTCAAGAGCTTCCAATTCTTCCCTTTCTCCCCCTGCTTCTCTTCTCCCCCTGCTCCCCTTGCCTACCTCAAGAGTCCCTCTGCAATCCATACACTGCCTACTTTTAGGCTTAACAAGCGTGCCATTCGGTTTAAAACCCACGGAGGTGGGTTTTGTATTTCGACTCCGCTCAACACAAGTTTGTGTAGACGCGGTTTATAACCGCCCATTTCGCGTTAAGTTGACACCAATGAGCATTGCCATGCCCCTACCAGTGTATTTTTATCATTATTAAAATTGAATACTATTACTATTTACTAATTTTGTGCTTTTTTACTTTTCGTATACTATAAATAGTTATACTATTTCCAAAAATCTTTGAAATATATGAATTTGCTATAGGGGCGTACAGTTAGCTGTACGCCTTTAGCTATATGTATTAGATAATTTGTGAAAGTGAAAGTGTATTAGTAAAAAAGTAGTAGTGCTATCTCTCTACAAAATTTATATATTTATCGTATAGCTTGTATAAATATTATTTAATTGCCTATGTTTATAAAAAAATCGTGTACTCTCAAGTCAATTAGACTAAGAATACACGATAATAAATACAAAATTAATTACTCTTAACTCGTTGTTTGTTGAGCTACTTGATTTTGCAAGTTAGACATTGCTTGATCTATCTGTATCCTTAAGTCACCTAAAAGGCTATCTACTTGGTCTAGGGTACTTGATACAGTATCTCTGATGGTACTTGTGTTAACAGCTGTATTTGATGAATTTGGTGTTGTTGTTCTTATTCTGTAACCACCTTCCACAGACTTCAGCTCCCAAGATTCTAGGTCGGTGAGCAGATTTTCCTCACTACTAGTATATAAATTAGAGATTATTATTTTTGCCATTTTTAACTCCTGAAATACGGTGATATAAAGTAAAGTGCTCTTGGATTAGATTGAACTTTCCATCCAAAATCTCTATCTACTATTGTGTGATTTAATTTCAGAAATTCAATATTTGTCGGCTAATTTAAAAGACATAATGAGGGTAATTTAGTCTTTTAAAAGAAGATTTCATTGTATTGGCAGTTTTATTGTCTTGCTTGTCATTCATATGAATAAAGACGCGATTAATCGCGTCTCTACTTATTGTTTGACTGCTGTTTGTTATGAACAAGCCACTTTGATTAATTCTTCGCTTGTGGCTGTGAAGCAGGAATTGTCACATCTATCGGCGTCACCTGTGCTGCTAGCTGTGTCAAGGGTGGCTGAATGGCCGTTTGATTCCCTACCACTAGAGTTACAATATTTTCTGGCTTCAGGTATTGCTTTGCTACCCGCTGTACATCGGCTGCGGTGGTTGCTGCTACAGCTTTTTGATAACGGAATAGAAAATCAGCTGGATAGCCGTAATATTCGTATCGCATTAACCTAGATAAAGTTTGGCTAGGGTCTTGAAAGTTGAACACAAAAGAGTTGAGTGTAGAATCTTTAGCAAAAGCTAATTCTGGTGCTGTAACTTTTTGAGCTTGAAGGCGCTTGATTTCAACCTGCAAAGCTTTGACAAACTGTACTGTAGCATCCGATCGCGTTTGTCCCCCAGCAATGAACATTCCAGGGTAGTCGAAGCGGGGACTCCACGAGCCGTATACTGAGTAAGCTATACCTTGACGCGATCGCACTTCATTAAATAAGCGTCCGCCAAAGCCATTTAACACCCCATTCAATACATCCAACGCTGGATAGTCAGGATTGTTGAACTGTCCGCCTAAATGCCCGATGAGAATATTACTCTGAGTTAGCTGCGGTTGATTTACAAAAAAGACTCCGCCTGTGTTCGCTGGCGACACATCAGACAACTTGGGTTTAGTGATTGTAGGATTGCGCTTCCACTCGCCAAAATTGGCTTGAATAAGCGATCGCATTTTCTTACTATCAAAATCTCCCACAATCCCCAAAATCATATTATTCGGGTGGAAATACTGCTGATAGAACTGCACTAAATCTTCGCGAGAAATGCGATCGACTGTTGCATACTCTATCGTGCGGGCATAAGGACTATCTTTGCCATAAATCAATTTGCGAAATTCCCGACTAGCAATTTCATCAGGATCGTCATTGCGACGAGCAATACCACCTCGGGCTTGTGTCTTGGCCAAATCTAACTTTTCTTGAGCAAACACTGGCTCTTGTATCACCTCAGCAAACAGCCCAAACACAGTTTCTAAATCTTCGCTGAGTGCCTGAAAGCTAGCATTACCAGCAGCTTCACTAATGCTGGTTTCCACAGCAGCCGCTCGTTGTTCCAATAAATCATTTAGCTCATCAGGCGAATGCTTCTTAGTTCCACCAGTCCGCATCACCGCACCAGTAAAACCAGCCAATCCGACTTTTTCTGATGGTTCAAAACGACTTCCTGTGCGAACCAACGCCAAACCATTCACCAAAGGTAGCTCGTGATTCTCCATTAAATAGACTACCAAGCCATTTTGGAGAACAAACCGCTCATACTTGGGTAACTTAATTTCAGGTAGCGGTGCAAACTGTAACTCTGTGTAATTCTTTGCCTCCGCCGTCGCCGCCAGAGAAAAGTTAAAAGTCACGAGTAAAAAAGCAAAAGCAACAACTAACGCATACAAAAACCTTTTACTATTTTGAATTTTCCACACCATCCGCCTTTTACCCTTCACCTTGTACCTCTGCATACTCTCTTCCTTAGCGCTCTTTGCGCCCTTTGCGGTTTGTTTCTCTTACGCTTTTTTCGACAACAGCTTGCCAATCGTGCGATTCTCCGGCGTAAACGTCGCCTTTGCCACGCGTTGAATATCAGCAGGAGTCACCGCAATAATTTCATCCAACTGCTTAAACAAATTCTTCCAAGAGCCTGTTTTCACTTCATATTCCAATAACTGCTGCGCCATCCCCATATTGGAATTGAGCGTTCGTAACAAATCCGCCCTTGCTTGGGTTTTCACACGTTGCAACTCAATCTCCGAAACAGGCTGAGTTTTCAAAGATTCTACTTCCTTGCGTAAAGCCACTGCCACCTCATCAACTGTGTGACCAGGAGCTGTCAGAGCATAGAACAGCATCAGATTAGGATACTTATCACCCGGAAATCCGCTGATCCCCTGTGCATTTAACGCCAAGCGTTGCTGTTCTATTAAAGACTTATACAGCCGTGATGTACGTCCATCACTTAATAAACTGGCGATAATTTCATAAACTGCATTATCTGGATGGGTAACTGCCGGACGGTGATAGCCTTCTAAATACCAAGGCTGAGAAGGTAACTCTAAAGAAACTTCCTGCGTCTGTTTCTGTGGCGGTTCCACCGGAATTTGCTCAACTGCTTTGGGTTTTGCCTGATAACGTCCAAAGTAAACTTGCGCCAGTTTTTTCACTTCGGCTGGATTAACATCTCCAACAATGGCGATAGTTAAATTGCTTGGCACATAGTGCGTGTTAAAAAACTTCTGTACATCTTCTATTGTGAGGTTACGGATATCTTCGTCATAACCGATAACTGGACGTCTGTAAGGATGAACTTTGTAAGCAGCATCGATAAATTTCTCTATCATCAGTCCAATGGGTGAATTTTCCACCCGCAAGCGTCGTTCCTCCAAAATCACATCTTTTTCTTTATAAAATTCGCGAAACACCGGATTGAGAAATCGGTCTGATTCCAGCGACATCCATAGTTCCAACTTATTAGCAGGAAAGCTATAAAAATAGCGAGTGGCTTCAGTAGAAGTATTGGCATTTAAACCCACGCCTCCT
This region of Nostoc sp. UHCC 0302 genomic DNA includes:
- a CDS encoding pitrilysin family protein, with the protein product MFWCGLLPEVALAQTQTAPPPQKPLQRVTTQTPPVESSIQPYLDRVTKQLTEFRLDNGLKFIVLERHQAPVVSFLTYADVGGVDEPDRKTGVAHFLEHLAFKGTTRIGTKDYQAEKPLLERLEQLDSQIKTAKADGKKDEVARLQAEFKQVELQAAKLVKQNEMGQIVEQAGGVGLNANTSTEATRYFYSFPANKLELWMSLESDRFLNPVFREFYKEKDVILEERRLRVENSPIGLMIEKFIDAAYKVHPYRRPVIGYDEDIRNLTIEDVQKFFNTHYVPSNLTIAIVGDVNPAEVKKLAQVYFGRYQAKPKAVEQIPVEPPQKQTQEVSLELPSQPWYLEGYHRPAVTHPDNAVYEIIASLLSDGRTSRLYKSLIEQQRLALNAQGISGFPGDKYPNLMLFYALTAPGHTVDEVAVALRKEVESLKTQPVSEIELQRVKTQARADLLRTLNSNMGMAQQLLEYEVKTGSWKNLFKQLDEIIAVTPADIQRVAKATFTPENRTIGKLLSKKA
- a CDS encoding pitrilysin family protein, whose amino-acid sequence is MQRYKVKGKRRMVWKIQNSKRFLYALVVAFAFLLVTFNFSLAATAEAKNYTELQFAPLPEIKLPKYERFVLQNGLVVYLMENHELPLVNGLALVRTGSRFEPSEKVGLAGFTGAVMRTGGTKKHSPDELNDLLEQRAAAVETSISEAAGNASFQALSEDLETVFGLFAEVIQEPVFAQEKLDLAKTQARGGIARRNDDPDEIASREFRKLIYGKDSPYARTIEYATVDRISREDLVQFYQQYFHPNNMILGIVGDFDSKKMRSLIQANFGEWKRNPTITKPKLSDVSPANTGGVFFVNQPQLTQSNILIGHLGGQFNNPDYPALDVLNGVLNGFGGRLFNEVRSRQGIAYSVYGSWSPRFDYPGMFIAGGQTRSDATVQFVKALQVEIKRLQAQKVTAPELAFAKDSTLNSFVFNFQDPSQTLSRLMRYEYYGYPADFLFRYQKAVAATTAADVQRVAKQYLKPENIVTLVVGNQTAIQPPLTQLAAQVTPIDVTIPASQPQAKN